The proteins below come from a single Crossiella sp. CA-258035 genomic window:
- a CDS encoding sigma-70 family RNA polymerase sigma factor, whose amino-acid sequence MRTLDVRNPLVADRPRYPAARLDHASTAEQDGRPAGGVTDRELVTRLAEGDRVAFASLYDRYCRQAYSLAKRVCVDTQLAEDVVQEAFLTLWRDPGRYQAERGSVGTWLLTVVHHRAVDAVRRENTQRKRSAAQAEQAITGEREAPGADAAAITGVLGEQVRGALGELSQDQREVLVLAYYGGYTQCEVAALTGVPLGTVKSRMFAAVRRLRTLLTGGNDQDRDLGEQR is encoded by the coding sequence GTGCGAACGCTGGATGTGAGGAACCCCTTGGTTGCTGATCGGCCGAGATACCCGGCTGCACGGCTCGACCACGCTAGCACCGCCGAACAGGACGGGCGGCCCGCCGGAGGAGTGACCGACCGCGAGCTCGTCACCCGGTTGGCGGAAGGCGACCGCGTAGCGTTCGCAAGCCTGTACGACCGGTACTGCCGACAGGCGTACTCGTTGGCCAAACGTGTCTGTGTCGACACCCAGCTCGCCGAGGATGTCGTGCAAGAGGCTTTCCTCACACTGTGGCGCGACCCCGGCCGCTACCAGGCCGAGCGGGGCAGCGTCGGCACCTGGCTGCTGACCGTGGTGCACCACCGCGCGGTGGACGCCGTGCGCAGGGAGAACACCCAGCGCAAACGTTCGGCCGCGCAGGCCGAACAGGCCATCACCGGCGAGCGCGAGGCGCCGGGCGCGGACGCTGCGGCGATCACCGGCGTGCTGGGCGAGCAGGTGCGCGGCGCACTCGGCGAGCTCAGCCAGGACCAGCGGGAAGTCCTCGTGCTGGCCTACTACGGCGGCTACACCCAGTGCGAGGTGGCCGCGCTGACCGGCGTCCCGCTCGGCACGGTGAAGTCGCGGATGTTCGCCGCGGTTCGCCGGCTGCGCACCCTGCTGACCGGCGGCAACGACCAGGACCGTGACCTCGGGGAGCAGCGGTGA
- a CDS encoding SsgA family sporulation/cell division regulator, giving the protein MRNDHVTLRSTAVFDLLAPRTPAVPVQVELRYDTRDPYAVVAAFRTGRTGWVDWVFSRDLLADGLIADAGDGDVRIRPAVDDPEVVVIELSSPSGHAMFEASAQELADFLDRTYDLAAPGNENLWVNMDEALSQLLSNDLS; this is encoded by the coding sequence ATGCGCAACGACCATGTGACCCTCCGTTCCACGGCGGTCTTCGACCTCCTGGCCCCGCGGACCCCCGCGGTCCCGGTCCAGGTCGAGCTTCGCTACGACACCCGCGACCCGTACGCGGTGGTGGCCGCCTTCCGGACCGGGCGCACCGGCTGGGTCGACTGGGTCTTCTCGCGCGATCTGCTCGCCGACGGCCTCATCGCCGACGCCGGTGACGGCGACGTGCGCATCCGCCCGGCCGTGGACGACCCCGAGGTGGTCGTGATCGAGCTCAGCTCCCCGTCCGGCCACGCCATGTTCGAGGCCTCCGCCCAGGAGCTCGCCGACTTCCTGGACCGCACCTACGACCTGGCCGCCCCTGGCAACGAGAACCTGTGGGTCAACATGGACGAGGCCCTCTCCCAGTTGCTCTCCAACGACCTGAGCTGA